The Macaca nemestrina isolate mMacNem1 chromosome 12, mMacNem.hap1, whole genome shotgun sequence genome contains a region encoding:
- the LOC105476409 gene encoding tetratricopeptide repeat protein 36 — protein MLRAKDRETLLMKGWSSSFQINFLLEAPPSPRPSLFSHPESPFGILELGTMGTPNDRAVLQAIFNPDTPFGDIVGLDLGEEAEKEERKEDEVFPQAQLEQSKALELQGVMAAEAGDLSTALERFGQAICLLPERASAYNNRAQARRLQGDVAGALEDLERAVELSGGRGRAARQSFVQRGLLARLQGRDDDARRDFERAARLGSPFARRQLVLLNPYAALCNRMLADMMGQLRRPRDSR, from the exons ATGCTAAGGGCCAAGGACAGGGAGACACTCCTCATGAAGGGGTGGTCCTCATCCTTTCAGATCAACTTCCTGCTGGAGGCTCCACCCTCACCAcgtccctccctcttctctcatcCGGAGTCACCTTTTGGGATTTTGGAGTTGGGCACCATGGGGACTCCAAATGATCGGGCAGTGCTGCAGGCCATCTTCAACCCTGACACCCCATTTGGAGACATTGTTGGACTGGACCTCGGAGAGGAAGCAGAAAAGGAAGAACGAAAAGAAG ATGAAGTTTTCCCTCAAGCACAGCTGGAACAGTCCAAGGCCCTGGAGCTGCAGGGGGTGATGGCAGCAGAGGCTGGGGACCTCAGCACAGCCCTGGAGAGGTTTGGCCAAGCCATCTGCCTGCTGCCTGAGAGGGCTTCAGCCTACAACAACCGTGCCCAGGCCCGGCGACTCCAGGGAGATGTGGCAG GCGCCCTGGAGGACCTGGAACGCGCGGTGGAGCTGAGCGGCGGCCGGGGCCGCGCCGCCCGCCAGAGCTTTGTGCAGCGCGGACTCCTGGCGCGGCTGCAGGGCCGAGACGACGACGCCCGCAGGGATTTCGAGAGGGCGGCACGGCTGGGCAGCCCCTTCGCGCGGCGCCAGCTGGTGCTGCTCAACCCCTACGCCGCGCTGTGCAACCGCATGCTGGCCGACATGATGGGGCAGCTGCGCCGCCCCCGCGACAGCCGCTGA